Part of the bacterium genome is shown below.
TTGAGGAAGAAGGGCTGCGTGGCGCCGGACGTCCCGGACGGCGCATGGCCGGTCCAGGATGTCCCGGCCCACTCCCGCAGGAACTCGCACACGGCCTGCGCCCCCTGCCGCGCCTCGCCGCCGGGGCGGATGTCCTGGTAGCCCAGGCGCGCCGGCTCGGGGTGCTCGTGTTGGTGGCCGATGAGGTGGGTGGAGTACCCGGCGGCGTTCAGGTACATCGGCAGCGTGACTTCCTGCGCGCCGATCTGCCAGCCCAGGTGCGCCAGGCCGATGAGCCCGTTGTTGTGGGGCATGCGGCCGGTCATGATGCTGCCTCGGCTGGGGGAGCACTGGGCGGCGGTGCAGAAGTGGTTGTCGAAGCAGATGCCGTCGGCGGCCAGGGCGTCCAGGTTAGGCGTATTGATCCCCGCGCCATAGCACCCCAGGTGCTGGCCGAGGTCGTGGACGATCACCATCAGGACGTTGGGGCGGGACCCGGCGGCACTCGTGGGCATGGATACTCCTGCGCGCAAGGGGATGGGTAAGGCCTTCGTGAGTCCCCGGCATCTCGCCGTCACAGACGGCGTGGCAGAGAAGAGGGAGGAGGGGCACCGGGGCCCACGGGCTCACGCCCGTGGCTACACACGTCGGCCCCTTCGGGGCCAGCGGCACGGCGGTTCCCGAATCCCGAGTCCCGCCGTTCCGTTCCCGCCTCTACAGCATATACCTCGACAGGTCCACGTTCTCGACGACGTCCTTGAGCTTCTCGCGGACGTAGGCGACATCAATGATGACCTGCTGCTCGCCGATGTCGGGGGCCTCGAACGAGAGGTCCTCCAGCAGGCGCTCCATGAGCGTGTACAGGCGGCGGGCACCGATGTTCTCGGTACGTTCGTTGACCACCTGCGCCAGTCGGGCAATCTCGGCCAGGCCCTCCTCGCGGAAGTCCACCGTGATCCCCTCGGTGGCCAGCAGCGCCGTGTACTGCTTGGTCAGCGAGCTCTGTGGCTCGATGAGGATGCGGCGGAAGTCGTTCTCGCTCAGGCTCGACAGCTCCACCCGCAGCGGGAAGCGGCCCTGCAACTCGGGGATGAGGTCCGAGGGCTTCGAGACGTGGAAGGCGCCGGCGGCGACGAACAGGATGTGGTTCGTCTGCACAGGCCCGTACTTGGTCATCACCGTCGAGCCCTCGATGATCGGCAGGATGTCGCGCTGCACGCCCTCGCGCGACACATCGGGGCCGTGCCCGCCCTCACGCCCGGCGACCTTGTCCATCTCGTCTATGAAGACGATGCCGGTCTGCTCGACGCGCTCGACCGCCTCGCGCGCGACCTCCTGGGCGTCCACGAGGTTCTCAGCTTCCTGGTAGGTGAGGATGCGGCGCGCCTCGCGCACGGTGGTCTTCTTCTTGGCTTTGCGCGCCGGGAAGATGTTGCCCAGGATGTCCTGCATGTTGAAGCCCATCTCTTCCATGCCGGCGGAAGAGAAGACTTGCATGCTTTGCAGCGTGGGCTCCTCGACCTCGATCTCGACGGTCTCATCCTCCAGCTCGCCGGCTTCGAGGCGGGCGCGGGTGAACTCGCGCACGCGGGCGGTGCGCCGCCGCTGCCGCTCGTCGGCTTCGGCGCGGGCCCGCTGGGCCTCGAGGTCGGTCACGCCCGGAGTGAGCGTCGGCCCCGGGGTCGGGGCGAGGGTCATCTGTGGGTGCTCGGGCACTTCCGGCGCCAGCAGGTCCAGCAGCTTCTCCTCCGCCGCCCGCTCGGATTCCTCCCACACCTCGTCGAAGGCCTCGTTCTCGACCATGCGGTAGGCGATCTCGACCAGATCGCGGATCATGGACTCGACATCGCGCCCGACGTAGCCGACCTCGGTGTACTTGGTGGCCTCGACCTTGATGAAGGGAGCGTGGGCGAGGTTCGCCAGGCGCCGCGCAATCTCGGTCTTGCCCACGCCCGTCGGCCCGATCATCAGGATGTTCTTGGGGATGACCTCATCGCGCAGGTCCTCGGGGATGTGCTGACGCCGCACGCGGTTGCGCAGCGCGATGGCGACCGCGCGCTTGGCCGAGCCCTGGCCAATGATGTACTTATCCAGCTCCTCCACGATCTGTCGCGGAGTCAGTTCATTCTCAATCACAACGGCACCTCATCAAAGGCAAGTATGAGCGGTGAATGCGGGGATCAGGCGTCGGGGCTCCCCCGGCTGCCCGCGCCCTGCTGCGTCGCTCACCACGCGTCGCTCATCTACTCATCATTGAGCATCCATCACTCACTGTTCGTCGTTCGCTGCCTACTCCAACACCTCGATGCTGATCCGGTCGTTCGTGTAGATGCAGATGCTGGCAGCGATGCGCATGGCCTCCCGAGCAATCTCTTCGGCCGACAGGTCGGTGTGCTTGATCAATGCTTCGGCGGCGGCGCGCGCATATCCTCCGCCCGACCCGATGGCCACCAGATCGTCGTCGGGGGTCATCAGGTCGCCCGTCCCCGTCACGAGGAACAGGCGCTCGCGGTCAGCCACGATCAGGATGGCTTCGAGCTGGCGCAGGACGCGGTCGGTGCGCCACATCTTGACCAGCTCCACGCAGGCCCGCTCGAGATTGCCGGAGTACTCGTCGAGCTTGGCCTCCAGGCGCTCGAAGAGCGCGAGGGCGTCGGCGGCCGCCCCGGCATAGCCCGCCAGGATCTTGCCGTCGCGCATCCGGCGCAGCTTGTTGGCGTTGTGCTTGAAGGTCGTGTCGCCGATCGTGACCTGCCCGTCACCGGCCAGAACAACCTTGCCGTCGCGCTTGAGGGCCAGGATGGTGGTCGAGCGCACTTCGTCGCCATGTTTCATGTTCGCATCACCAAGGGGTAGTGTACCGCAAGATGAGAAAAGCCGCCAGAGGGCTGGCGGCCTGGGTAGGCCATCGTGCACATCGCGCCGGCGCCGCGTCAGGGCTCCAGAGCGAGCAACAGCCTGAGCCGGTGCTCGACGGCCGCCATCGTGCCGGCGTCCACGCGGCCCAACCGTTCGCCCAGACGCTCAGCCGAGAGCGAGCGGAGGTCCTCACACTTGATGTGGCTGGGGCGAGTCACACCCCCCTCGGGCGGGTTGAGCGGCACGTGCGTGGCGAGGTTGAAGAGCTTCGTCGTCAGGGGGACAACGACCACGATCTCCGCGCGGCTGTGGTTGAGGCGGTCCGAGGAGATGACCAGGGCCGGTCGGCGGCCGCCTTGTTCGTGGCCACGCACCGGTTCCAGGTCAGCCATCCAGACTTCGCCGCGACTCGCTACCCCGTCTCCCATGGTTCCCCCTCCAGGCCGTCCCGCAGCGTGACATCCCACTCCTCCTGCTCGCGCAGGTACTCCTGCCACGTCGTCTCATCGGCCTGCAAGGCCGCGTACTGCGCGTCGAGCGTCCTGAAGAACAGGTCGCGCTCGTAGCACTTGACCGCCTCGTCGAGTGTCGTGCCGAGCGACTGGCCCAGTTGGTCGGCCAGGGCGCGCAGTTTCCCGTGGGTGGTCGCCGAGATGCGGACTGACGTTGTGGCTGCCACCGCGCCGTGGGTAGTCTGGAGCGTAGTTGACATGGTCGTCTCTCTTGCCTGCAGATCTGCATACAGATTAGCAGCGTAGCCCTGCCGTGTCAACCGCGTGCCGCGGCGTCCCGCTACCGCTGCCCCATCAGCGGGTGCGCTTCGTCGTACACCCGCTTGAGGCCCGCGGCGCTCACATGCGTGTAGACCTCAGTGCTGGTGAGGTTCTCGTGGCCGAGGAGCTCCTGGATGGTGCGCAGGTCCGCCCCAGCGTCCAGCATGTGGGTGGCGAAGGTGTGGCGGAGCTTGTGGGGGGTGATGTGGTGGCTGGCGCCGACCCGCAGCACGTACTTCTCGACCAGGTTGCTGACCGACCGGCCGCTGAGCCGCCCGCCGAAGCGGTTGAGGAACACGGCAGGCTGCTCCGATACGCGTTTGGCCTGCTGCAGGAGTTCCTCCCGCGGGCCGTGCAGGTACATCTCCAGCGCCGCCGCACAGGGGGCGCCGAAGTACACGATCCGCTCCTTGTCGCGCTTCCCGATGACCCGGGCGGTGCCCTCCTCCAGGTCCAGGCGGCCCAGGTCCAAACCCACCAGTTCCGCCCGCCGGCAGCCCGTGGCGTACAGGAACTCCAGGATGGCGCGGTCGCGCGCCCCCTGCGCCGTGGCGGTGTCCGGCTCTGCCAGCAGGGCCTCCATCTCGGCGCTGTAGAGGAACTCCGGCAGGCTCTTGTCCAGCTTCGGCGAGCGGATCAGTTCGGCCGGGTTGTGCTCGGTGAGCCTGCGGGCAGCCAGGAAGCCGAAGAACGAGCGCAGCGCCGACAGCTTGCGGGCCATGGAGCGCCGCTCGTAGTGCTGCTGGTGGAGGGTGGAAAGGTAGCGTCGGAGGACGT
Proteins encoded:
- the hslU gene encoding ATP-dependent protease ATPase subunit HslU, encoding MENELTPRQIVEELDKYIIGQGSAKRAVAIALRNRVRRQHIPEDLRDEVIPKNILMIGPTGVGKTEIARRLANLAHAPFIKVEATKYTEVGYVGRDVESMIRDLVEIAYRMVENEAFDEVWEESERAAEEKLLDLLAPEVPEHPQMTLAPTPGPTLTPGVTDLEAQRARAEADERQRRRTARVREFTRARLEAGELEDETVEIEVEEPTLQSMQVFSSAGMEEMGFNMQDILGNIFPARKAKKKTTVREARRILTYQEAENLVDAQEVAREAVERVEQTGIVFIDEMDKVAGREGGHGPDVSREGVQRDILPIIEGSTVMTKYGPVQTNHILFVAAGAFHVSKPSDLIPELQGRFPLRVELSSLSENDFRRILIEPQSSLTKQYTALLATEGITVDFREEGLAEIARLAQVVNERTENIGARRLYTLMERLLEDLSFEAPDIGEQQVIIDVAYVREKLKDVVENVDLSRYML
- the hslV gene encoding ATP-dependent protease subunit HslV, translating into MKHGDEVRSTTILALKRDGKVVLAGDGQVTIGDTTFKHNANKLRRMRDGKILAGYAGAAADALALFERLEAKLDEYSGNLERACVELVKMWRTDRVLRQLEAILIVADRERLFLVTGTGDLMTPDDDLVAIGSGGGYARAAAEALIKHTDLSAEEIAREAMRIAASICIYTNDRISIEVLE
- a CDS encoding type II toxin-antitoxin system PemK/MazF family toxin; this translates as MGDGVASRGEVWMADLEPVRGHEQGGRRPALVISSDRLNHSRAEIVVVVPLTTKLFNLATHVPLNPPEGGVTRPSHIKCEDLRSLSAERLGERLGRVDAGTMAAVEHRLRLLLALEP
- a CDS encoding toxin-antitoxin system protein; translated protein: MSTTLQTTHGAVAATTSVRISATTHGKLRALADQLGQSLGTTLDEAVKCYERDLFFRTLDAQYAALQADETTWQEYLREQEEWDVTLRDGLEGEPWETG
- a CDS encoding tyrosine recombinase XerC; the protein is MSAAYIDAFLEHLTNARGVSVQTAEAYAHDAVQFMDYLADLWGEDRASDFGQVTYNVLRRYLSTLHQQHYERRSMARKLSALRSFFGFLAARRLTEHNPAELIRSPKLDKSLPEFLYSAEMEALLAEPDTATAQGARDRAILEFLYATGCRRAELVGLDLGRLDLEEGTARVIGKRDKERIVYFGAPCAAALEMYLHGPREELLQQAKRVSEQPAVFLNRFGGRLSGRSVSNLVEKYVLRVGASHHITPHKLRHTFATHMLDAGADLRTIQELLGHENLTSTEVYTHVSAAGLKRVYDEAHPLMGQR